CGGACTCTCCTCTGCCCAAACCTGGGATTACGTTCACATTAACAGCATCGACAAAGACAATGATGGAAACTACCTCGTCTCGTCACGACACTTCAGCACGATATTCAAGATCAACGGAACCGACGGCTCCATTATCTGGCAACTCGGTGGCAACCACTCCACATTTACCCAAGATTTCACATTTGGCTTTCAGCACGACGCCCGCTGGCGATCGCAGTCCGGCAATATCGACGTGATATCCTTCTTTGACAACTCAGGCAACGGTGAAATAACCTTCAACAACGTCTCCAGAGCCCTGTTTGTCCAGCTCAACCACACGGATAACACGGCAACCGTCATTCGCAAAGCCACAGCCCCATATGGCCTGGAGGCTAATTCTCAGGGTAACACTCAACTGCTTGCGAACGACAACTTGTTTGTTAGCTGGGGGTCTGCAGGTGCCTTCACGCAATTTAATGCCGACAATGAAATCCTCTATCATGCGTTCATCGAAGATGCGGTCAGCTACCGTGGGTTCCTAGCCAATTGGACTGGTACACCGAGTGAAGCTCCAGCTCTTGCGGCATACGTGGACTCAGCCAATACCACTCGGTTATATGTTTCCTGGAACGGAGATACTGAAACGAAGGTCTGGAGGTTTTACCAGGTTCAAGAAGGTGAGACGCAGTATCTTGGGGAGCAGAGCAGAACGTCGTTTGAAACATCCTTCCTTTGGGAGAGCGAATACAGTCCTGCAAATGATGTGAAGTTTTACGCAGAGGCGATTGGTGATAATGGGGATGTTCTTGTCAAGACACTCCCTTCTCTCGCAACTAGCTTTACTGAAATTACGGAGTGAATGATAGGACAGGCCCTTGTGAAACGGGCATGTGATTTAGAGTAATATAAACTAGattttaaatttataatgTTGATTTCACCTCAGACCTTACATAGGCACTCATCGCTGATCGTCAGGTTACTGTATTGTGTAGGacaatgtatgtacttcAATGGAATAGGGCCACGCGATACGACATATGGACTTCAGGAGGTGTATCATGGGGATTCTGGTATATTATCTCCGGCGCAAGCTTGTCATTCAGATCGGGGTATAAGATATTCAAACATAATAGCCAGGCCTAATAAAATCTTTGCACCCGACTATCCAAACTCGCATATTTCCCCCTCCAAGGAACGATACGTTTCCAAATGCAATTTGACTGATGGTAGATCGAGTATAGTTGAGCACTCGGAGAAAGGGGCAGTTACGGGaggaacaaaaggaaaaatccCCTGGGGATCCGATACCAGCCGAGACGCTACGAGGTCTCTGTCCAAGCTATCACCATTCGCTGATCAAATGGTATCCTTTGCAATTGCCCTGTCTAAGCATAGCTTAAGTAACTGGGTAAAGGGGTGTCATGAGTATAAAGCTTACACTTTAGCTAACACACAGTCACCTTTATCCGTATACCAAGTAAAACCCTTAACTCAAGCCTGTGGGACAGAGGGTGGCAGCCGAGCCATGGCAGTAAATATAGTTCTAGATGGGCATATTCCATGCGCCCTCTGCGATGGAGATAAGTGCCGCCTGGCCGAGCTCGTAGTCTTGCTCGAGGGGTGAATTCGGAGGGCGTAGAAAGACTTCCTCGAAGCGGATGATTAGAGGATCACCAGTAGTTCTTACAACCCCGTTCCCATAACGAAAGATCCTAACCGATTGTTCCCTATAGGCGAAAAACCGAGCACAAGATCCGGTTTGTGGTGGGTTTCCTGGAACCCACTTCTCCAGAACGAGTGCATCTCGGTCCTTCGTCATAGATATCAAAATCACCACTTTGACATTAGCCTCAGACCTTCCGATCCATATGTTTGCGTCCATTTGTAAGTGGGCCAGATTTTCGTACCAGCCGCTTTCCACAACGAGAGTTGGCCACcattttcttgttctttccgGCGGGAGAGTGCGTGGAGAATAACATGCGGCTGGCTCCTTTTGAAGATTTCCATCTATCAAGGTTACGCTACCGATCCCCATCAACTCGCTGTGATCGCCCTTCCTGAAACTTTGCATCATAATCTTTTGTCCAAAATGTCCCACGGCAATTATGTGAGGATTGCATGGGATTTGAGCGATCATCAGCTGGGTTTTGGTATCATAAGTTACCCGGCATTTGATTCCAAATGTACCCCGATGGTCGTCGAGTTCCGGGTCAACAAGTTCAGGCGGCACATGAGTGCCCAGGATATAACCCCCCACATTGCCATGCCTGATCTCCCTTTGGGTACACCTCCTGAGGTTTCTAGCGGTGTCTCCAATAATCTGCGGGGTGTTCTTTGGGAGGGTCGCAGTTGACAATGTCGGCTTCTGATCGCCTTGCCCCATATTCAAGGTCATACTGCCTGGTACAGTCAAGGGCTATGAAGGTAGGTagccttcttcctttgagaATCATTTACCTTTGAAACGGTCTGAAGTGATGTCACTCTTTGTTCAGAATGACCCATTGAGTGAATACCATACCATAATGACGATAGATCTCGGGAATATGCTACACTCTGTAAAACCATAGACATTTCTGTCCGAATATAATTTCCGGAATGCCCCCCACTCACAAGTCATTGTTCACGTTTTATCGTGAGTCAGACACTAGTGAACTATATATTCATGATGTCTTACGATAGAGCTGGAGGACTGGGAGGTAGATTGATGTGTGTTATTCAACTATCTGATAAACAGAGAAAGCCATTACATGACTTTGCGTCAGGTGACTCATCAGGTGACTGACATCTTATGTTATGAATACTCCTGAGGATCATACGTCATAGGAATAGCTGAATCAAAGCAAACTGTGTTCAGCTGGCTTTCACCTGAATATTGACATGATATTGGACATCAAGTCTCCACATCACGAGGGGCACAGCCTCATGAGTTTCTCAGCCGCACTCTTAGTGGCGAGTCCTAGCGATTGTTCCCCACCTCCTTCATGTATTGTAATTGCAATACATTTTCAGGGGGATTTTAACTGCACTCAGTTAGAGcaaaacaaagacagaaaaaagaagaaaatgacaaaGGAggacaaaaaaagataaatatCTATAGTGGATATATGTATAAAAGAACGAAGTTCACGATAGTCTTTCTATAGTTTAAAATATAGTAAAGCTGGAGTATACAAAGGTAACTTTCTGAAACCCGCTGTCGTTACAAGGAACTGCCCGCCCCACCATCAGAAATCTGAGATACAGTACATAATGATCGACAAGAGGGCGACGTGGAAAAGtttatataaagaaatcTCCAAGCTGCCCCTCACCCTCCCTCCTTCATCATTTTCTACCTTTCTTGCCAGCTGTCTATCCTCCTGTGTTTGGCACACAGTTTATGCCCAGTACGACATATTATTTCATTCCATCAAAGCAAGGACAGACAAATCAGTATGCCTGTCACTTTCAAAGTTGCAAAGCACGAAGCAGAGAAGTGGTGGGCCCAAAAGGCCACCACTCCGGGAGAATTCCTCGAAAGAACGTCTCCTAGAGATTACAGACGCTCCAAACGAATTGTCCAAAGTTCTTTCGAAAAGCTCCCGTTCTATGACACGCACGACCTACAGGATCGCCATATCACACCATCAGAAAACGGTCTTGTCCGGGCAATCTTTTCGGCGTACAGCAGTCATTATAACCTTGTCCTCCGCCCGGAAGATGTGTGGTTTTCCATCCTATCCCAACTCGGCTTCTACGTCAACGCGCATGCCGAAGAACTAAGATCATACTTCGTTTCGCATGAGGGACAGAAAGAACTCACAGTCAAAAGTGCAATACGAGACTTTGGGGCTCTAGCGATGGCAATGACAGAGCAGATTCAGGAGAACGTCAAGGACCCGGAGCTGCGAGAATGGATCATGCCGGCTTTCAGcacaaccaccacatctGATAAAATCGTCTCGGCCATTTTGATGATGGGCGTCCTGCAGAAATATTTCTCCTATAAGATGTGTCTCATGTGCGGTATCCCCAGCGTGACGTTGCTCGGCGAGCGGGATGACTGGGTTCTGCTACTATCAAAGATCGACAAGATTCCTGAGTTGGGTGAGGAACCGACACAATTTACAACCCTTCTCCGGCCCATTCTCCAGCACTTCATCTCATCATTCGATAACCCCTCCTCTCCTGATACCGTGGACTTCTGGCAAAGGTCTGTCCATAGTCAGGGTGGCGGTAGTGGCCCTAGCTATTTGTCTGGCTGGGTTACGGCATTTTGCTTTTGGGATGCCGAGGGGAGGCCCCTCTATCGCCAGGACACCGTGGCCAACGGTCTAGGTGGCAATCTAGACGGTATCTGGTATCACCGGGTAGATACGGATGAGATTCCTTCTGGTTATAACACTGTTCCTGTGAAAGTCGACGACTTCGGTAATGTTTACATGACCAAAATGCTCGCCGGTCTGGTCGGAATCGAAGCGACACCGATAACAAGTGCCAGTGACCAGGAAGCTGGATCTTTGAATACTATTCAGCCGGTGGCAGGATGGTGGATGTATGAGATCGACTcaggagaggaggaggcacgggaaaaagaaaaacgtCAGCTTAAAGCTGAAATGAACTCCATAGAGGCTGCATCTGCCGATTGGGCTAACGACCCCCAACTCAGCGAGCGTTACTGGAAGTTATTTAGCAAGCACCGCGATTTAGAACTGGTCTGAGGCCCCATGTCCTTGGGCTTCTGGCTACAAAGAATACTGCAGCAGGAAAAAATGGCGAGGACATGGGGGTTCTGTTTTAATCACAATATGATCGTTGCTATCTGCGCTTGTATGCAGTTATCTATAATACACAGAACCTTGCGTTGCTTTTTCCGTATTGCTATACCATAGGTACCAATTTGACAGTAGGGTATACACAGTATCATTACGTCTATAGCACCTAGCTCGAGTCAACAAGATCGCTATCGATAAAGACCCTTCCAAGAGAGGGTGTTCCCCACAAGATTGCATATCAATCTCAGGTGAAACTGCAGGAAACTGAAAGATGTGTCTGTTTCCTCCCCAACTGAGTAAGACTATTAGGGGGTGAGGGGGTTGATAATCACTATCGGATGGGAAGGTAGTAAAGCTCGAGAGCCATAATAAGAATACTGTAAACACAGCCAAGTAGAATAATGCCAACACTCCATCAAAAGGAAATACTATCGTTTCGACGAAATATCAAACCATACCTGGAGAGGGTTAAAAGAGTATTCATTGTTTTTATCCTCTGATCGTATCAAATCATAGCTTGTCTCATTCATGTCTTACTTCAAGCGAGCCTCAACAACGCCGACCGGTATTCCTGGAGCTCTCCACACCTTGACCAACTTGAGACCAGATATTTCCAGTAGACGCTCCCAATCTTTCTCTGTGCGTTCCCGTCCAGCAAACGTCATCATAGTGTGGTCCATCCACGCATGAAACATGTTGGAGCCAACTTCTGGCAAGATATATTCGGTGATCAACACCCGGGACTTTTCGGGATCCATTGCTGCAGCCAGGTTCTCCAGAATCTGCCTTGATTCTGGCTCATCGGGCCAGTCGTGGAGACATCGGCGAATATAGTAGACCAGCGCCCCTGTTGAATGGTCAGCCATCGCAGCAAGTAACGTATTCTATGAGGGACTTGTGCCTACCTTTAATAGGTTGTGGCTGGAAAAAATCATGTGCCATGGCTTCGATGCCATACGGTTGCGTTTCTGTTCCATTGTCTGCGATAACGGTGGCTTGATCCTGGAGTATGAACTTTCCCTTCAGCTCAGGAGCGCTTTTCTTAATTTGACGCAAGATGTGACCCCGGCCCCCTCCCACATCGACAATGGTAGCCGTGTTATCCTCAGCTAAGTTACTCAATTCGTCCGCAAAGGGATAGAGGCCAATTGCAATCAGTCCTGAGTCTTGGGCTACCATGGCCTCATTGAAGGTCGTAAAGCGGTCGGGGAACTTCGATATGTGTTCAAACATAGTTTCCCCTTCGCAGTTTTGTACAAATGTATAAGGGTTATTTCGCAGACGGAAGTTGTTCTGCCAGTTCTGTTGGCGCAAAAATTCATGATTTCTTAACATAGGTGTGAAGTATTCATCCACCCTAATTGTACCCTGTTAGACAGTCTGTTATCAGATTGCAAGAACAATATCACTTACATTAGTTTATAGACCGCCATCATTTGGGGTGCCATATAGATCTCTGAAAATGGCGTGTGGGcgtattcctcttctccggTCTCTCGGAAGGGTCCCATCGGGGTCACCGCGCGCATGAGTCGCACTATGTTTTGTTATCAGACGCATGTCACGACCAGATGTGTGACTATGATACGCACCTATCACCTCTTTGTCCACTCCTGTCTTTGCTGAAATTTCCTTTGCGGAAATACTCTCCCCTCCTGCAGGGATGACATGAAAGACGCCTGCTTCAAGGAGCGCTCTGATTGCTCCCATATTCGCTGCCTAGTCATATACATCGTCAATTAGTTAGATCATGCTACATTTGAACCTAGAAGATATGTATTCTGTCTGCTTCTCATACATCCTCAAACTTAGAAAAAACCATATCTGCAGGCCCGCGTATGGTTTGATAGAGGCGCCCGGCCTTTGCCATAAGATCGTATCTCGCATCGTAGCTGTCTGCCTCAGATAAACGCTCCTTGTACCTCGTAGCGGCAGCAATGACCTGGTCCAGTTCCTCCTGGATGGGATCGAAATTTGGATCGATGCTGCCCATTTTGAATGGGACGATGTTTGAAGCAGATgacaatgaagaatgaagacaGCGTATCCTTGCCAGCACGATCGCAGCTGGGACCTGGTAATTAACTTATAGATCGTTCTCGAAGTGTGACATGTGGAGTGCGAGGGGGTGGCTTCTGCAGCAACGCCAATCATTATTGTACAAGTGCACTAGTAGTGCGAGATGGTGTCTTGTATGCTGCGGAACCCACCCGACGCTCTACCTGTGGTGAGTGCTTAGGGCTGGAGTGACTGAGGAATCACATTTGGTGCCCCCACCTGAAATTGGAGCCAATACATCAGGGCCATAAAGAAAGTCAAATCTCCAATTGCTACCTGCACCATCGGAACGATGCGACGATCTACGGCGTTCGGCTGTCAAGGTTACTaagtgtacatacatccaagaCGATATGCTTCCGAGGCCAATATATTCCTCCGTAAATATAGCTCAGACCACCTGTCATGGATAAGGTTCAGTGCCGCAATTCTCCCATGGAATCAATGCGTCGCTCACCTCCAACACGAATGCCGAGACATTACTCCGTAGAGCTATGGCTCCCGTGTTCTCAACCGAAGCCACCGTGTATCTGACATGTCCACTTTCACCCCCACATAATGATCATCATAGCTAATTGTGGCATAGTTGATCATACTAGCACGTCTTCCGCGAATGAATTCCGCCAATCATGATCAATCACGAACGGCACAACCTGCAACATAGCACTAAGAGATCCCATCTCACAGTCAACCAGTTTTTTCTCCCACCCTACCACCTGGTCCTTGGGTCCGCACAATGGGACACCCCCCTGGTTGCTGCATAGCGCTGACCTGTTACACGTCAACGTTGGTCATGgactttcttcccttcacGATGCCGTTGTCCCTCCCCCACGGTAGCTATATCAACATTGCATGACCCATACATCAGCCACGTCATCCACAATAGACAAGACCCTGAGTTACAGGACCGATCAACCGCGTTGCCGCTTTGTCTTTTCACTCAACTTGCCTCCCAGTGAATTTAACCAAAAGGTGGACGATGATTGGTTGTTATATACAATGACCCAAGGTCCTGTCCACACTTACACGAGCACATATATTTATTCTTAGTATTGACAATTAAAAGTTAACATTGTGCTGGGGGAGGTAGGTGTTAGATCCGTGGAACCAACATCTTGACCAGCGATTTGTTCAATATTTCTGACCCTGCTTAATCAACTAGCATGTAGCTTCGATGGAAGTAACGCAAGGGGTTTCATCTTTCGAATCATGTCTAGTGACATTGGATTCGGCCCTTTATAGGCCTATGATTCATAGTGCGCCTGTATACTCCAACCAATAAAATGCCAAGactccttctccttgtcacAGCCCATTTTGGACAATGGAATATTTCGCCAATTGAGGTATCATGTAAATATTGAAGATCATGTTGGACCAGACCTGTACAGCTATTGGCTATTCCAATATTTCCTCGATGTACCCTGTTGACGATAGGGTTACATTCTGGCTGGATGCATTCCAAGTATCAGGAGTGGCAATGCATGATGCATCATTACCATTGATGATCCGTTTATTAATTAGTGCAACTAATATGAACCCATGGGATCGCCGTCTGAGGAAAGTTATCGGAACACTTCCAGATTCTACCGGGGAAGCCGGTGGTGCGAAGATCATCGTCCGTGCTTTTGCTATGACCACCCTGACTGGCTAATGACCGAACCCTATCGGGGATCATAGAAGCAAGCGACATGTCAAAAATGGAGCCATTGGGATTGTTATTGTGAAATCGACATGGACATAAGTACAACTTCCTCCATGGCGAGGTTTGGCCAGACTTAAAAGCAAGCATGCACTACTGCTATCTTGGACTTGTTTCGTCCGTTAACCACGCAAACTTAACACCGGTGTCCAGGTGCCTACTACACTTCCACTACCATAATCTTGGACGCTCGCTATGGACTTGAGCAAGATACCAGTGGCCCCTCCGCCACCGGGAGTTACTCCCAACTTTGACAACCCGGAGGGGTCGAAGTTCAAGATTTACTCCGTCAGTCTTGCAATGTGTTCATCCGCAACCCTTGTATTACTTCTTCGATTGTATACGCGTTTCTACCTTCTAAGAACATATGGCTTAGatgattgtatgtacatgcgATTCATGTGCTACATCCATTGTTACATGTTGTGTGACTCAGGCTAACATCACCTAGTGTTCTGTGTGATGGGGCAGATCTGTGCATGGATTTTCGCCATCCTGAGCGTAATCAGTAAGTATACTCAGCTGTGTCAATATTCATTAGACACACATCTAACAGACGAAGACATCAAGAACGGATACGGTGTACATGTCTGGGACTTGCATCTTGACAAAATAACGCCATTCAAGAAGGTTTGTCAGTCCCTTACCCTTTGAAATACATCCAACATACTAAGCAATAGCAGTATGATctcgcagaagaagacgtCTACGCGCTCGGTGTCTGGTTCGTCAAAACGGCTATATTACTCTTCTACCTCCG
This window of the Aspergillus oryzae RIB40 DNA, chromosome 8 genome carries:
- a CDS encoding DUF4419 domain-containing protein (predicted protein); the encoded protein is MPVTFKVAKHEAEKWWAQKATTPGEFLERTSPRDYRRSKRIVQSSFEKLPFYDTHDLQDRHITPSENGLVRAIFSAYSSHYNLVLRPEDVWFSILSQLGFYVNAHAEELRSYFVSHEGQKELTVKSAIRDFGALAMAMTEQIQENVKDPELREWIMPAFSTTTTSDKIVSAILMMGVLQKYFSYKMCLMCGIPSVTLLGERDDWVLLLSKIDKIPELGEEPTQFTTLLRPILQHFISSFDNPSSPDTVDFWQRSVHSQGGGSGPSYLSGWVTAFCFWDAEGRPLYRQDTVANGLGGNLDGIWYHRVDTDEIPSGYNTVPVKVDDFGNVYMTKMLAGLVGIEATPITSASDQEAGSLNTIQPVAGWWMYEIDSGEEEAREKEKRQLKAEMNSIEAASADWANDPQLSERYWKLFSKHRDLELV
- a CDS encoding uncharacterized protein (predicted protein), with protein sequence MGSIDPNFDPIQEELDQVIAAATRYKERLSEADSYDARYDLMAKAGRLYQTIRGPADMVFSKALLEAGVFHVIPAGGESISAKEISAKTGVDKEVIVRLMRAVTPMGPFRETGEEEYAHTPFSEIYMAPQMMAVYKLMVDEYFTPMLRNHEFLRQQNWQNNFRLRNNPYTFVQNCEGETMFEHISKFPDRFTTFNEAMVAQDSGLIAIGLYPFADELSNLAEDNTATIVDVGGGRGHILRQIKKSAPELKGKFILQDQATVIADNGTETQPYGIEAMAHDFFQPQPIKGALVYYIRRCLHDWPDEPESRQILENLAAAMDPEKSRVLITEYILPEVGSNMFHAWMDHTMMTFAGRERTEKDWERLLEISGLKLVKVWRAPGIPVGVVEARLK
- a CDS encoding uncharacterized protein (predicted protein), which encodes MGLVTQYSLLLAAAAGLPFSSADGQYRSRPDLTVPKLNITVPAPDANGSEYVFVAPYANTIPQPGAYIYRKDGDLVWSGVGYYSGFVANFHPTTYNGKTVLQGFQGTMDQNHGEGVGQHVLLDQNYEHLISTRTGNHHIPSIHEFTVVNDKTALVEIYLPTIANLTLWGGNSSQQWLGNGLFQEFDIATGELVFEWNSLDYLDPADNDGNYLVSSRHFSTIFKINGTDGSIIWQLGGNHSTFTQDFTFGFQHDARWRSQSGNIDVISFFDNSGNGEITFNNVSRALFVQLNHTDNTATVIRKATAPYGLEANSQGNTQLLANDNLFVSWGSAGAFTQFNADNEILYHAFIEDAVSYRGFLANWTGTPSEAPALAAYVDSANTTRLYVSWNGDTETKVWRFYQVQEGETQYLGEQSRTSFETSFLWESEYSPANDVKFYAEAIGDNGDVLVKTLPSLATSFTEITE